In Vicia villosa cultivar HV-30 ecotype Madison, WI unplaced genomic scaffold, Vvil1.0 ctg.000393F_1_1, whole genome shotgun sequence, a single genomic region encodes these proteins:
- the LOC131627671 gene encoding F-box/kelch-repeat protein At3g23880-like, producing the protein MVRRNPKMNSEDDSLANLDCNLIPEEEDDSLATLYCNLIPVMLCVWNSLISIHKFARKHLKLSTTNPNPNNMIIMDSLPTLPFDLITEILSRLPVKMLVRFRCVCKSWNSLISDHKFSTNHFKLSTKQNLHFISYHKPSQRHVLKSYPLQSVFTDLTSNFTQLAFPFNSPSDKTLHYIVGSCHGILCLAHSSNSSVVLWNPSIRKFKELPPFKNPQVLAQNVNRAIKYGFGYDHVSHNYKVVVLYNSRTHLRTTKINVYTLSTNSWRNVRIFPFSSDFSDDQHGIYLSGTINWLAYPNCCCSYFIVSFDLGEESYEKISPPPPDHGMKAVWGAKLCVLKDCLCIVSYYDVWVMKEYGVKESWTRLVKVPNLLDQCVSSCFLTYALYVFEDDQVLLEEGLEKKLIIYNFKNHTFMVTAMFETRPEICTESLISPCS; encoded by the coding sequence ATGGTCAGAAGAAACCCTAAGATGAATTCAGAAGATGATTCACTTGCCAACCTTGATTGTAAtctcattccagaagaagaagatgattcaCTTGCTACTCTTTATTGTAATCTCATTCCAGTGATGCTATGTGTCTGGAATTCTCTAATATCTATTCATAAATTCGCCAGAAAACACTTGAAGCTGTCAACaacaaaccctaaccctaacaaCATGATAATCATGGATTCACTTCCCACTCTTCCTTTTGATCTCATAACTGAGATACTCTCTAGGCTACCCGTCAAAATGCTCGTTCGATTCCGATGCGTCTGCAAGTCCTGGAATTCACTTATATCCGATCACAAATTTTCTACAAACCACTTTAAGCTATCAACCAAGCAGAACCTCCATTTCATAAGCTATCATAAGCCTTCACAGAGGCATGTTTTAAAGTCTTACCCACTCCAATCCGTTTTCACAGACCTAACTAGTAATTTCACTCAGCTTGCCTTTCCATTTAACTCTCCTTCTGATAAAACTTTACATTACATTGTTGGCTCGTGTCACGGAATCCTTTGTCTTGCCCATAGTAGTAACTCTTCTGTTGTATTGTGGAACCCTTCTattagaaaattcaaagaattgcCTCCTTTTAAAAACCCGCAAGTGTTGGCTCAAAATGTAAATCGAGCGATAAAGTATGGCTTCGGCTACGATCATGTTTCTCATAATTACAAAGTGGTTGTTCTTTACAACAGTCGTACCCATTTGCGCACAACTAAAATTAACGTTTATACTTTGAGTACCAATTCTTGGAGAAACGTTCGgatatttcctttttcttctgACTTTAGCGATGATCAACACGGGATATATTTAAGCGGTACAATTAATTGGTTGGCCTATCCTAACTGCTGTTGTTCAtattttattgtttcttttgatttagGTGAGGAGTCTTATGAAAAGAtttctcctcctcctcctgaTCATGGAATGAAAGCTGTGTGGGGGGCGAAATTGTGTGTCTTGAAGGATTGCTTGTGCATAGTTTCTTACTATGATGTTTGGGTAATGAAAGAGTATGGAGTTAAAGAGTCTTGGACTAGATTGGTCAAAGTTCCTAACTTGCTAGATCAATGTGTATCGTCTTGTTTCTTGACCTATGCATTGTATGTTTTTGAAGACGACCAAGTGTTGTTGGAGGAGGGATTGGAAAAGAAGTTGATCATTTACAATTTTAAGAATCATACTTTTATGGTTACTGCCATGTTTGAAACCCGTCCAGAAATCTGCACCGAGAGTTTGATATCACCTTGTTCCTAA